From one Coffea eugenioides isolate CCC68of chromosome 11, Ceug_1.0, whole genome shotgun sequence genomic stretch:
- the LOC113754089 gene encoding uncharacterized protein LOC113754089: MMISCPGLSKFKTKQVVFEEVFPACDSGTLEQLKEMSSKRRAIEESINESSCVTEAIAREMSGGLTLRCEQDIQKLEQYLPLLENLVYHVNRVRNNPWVDRWMSDLKLRWTGPLISSSIFHVKSPKYFQINYVQFELGMVLFLYGSLLREKALDILQTDLVQSAALFRKAAGVYQHLAHEVLPSLQLAARTERPPESVPSVSSVMSLVCLAEAQAVAARRAEEKGNTQNLLAKLHYGVRDFLDEALVLLHSATKECKDISSRFADFIISCRMLHELKSYKYIAESVKVDGKIGAAAGLLRHALTSIGKSTPKGEAWRLVYKQLVQEMTELLRKYEHENDFVWHEKVLTKHELPQPETIKIVTSTPYQPQRSEKTLAFKLV; this comes from the exons ATGATGATAAGTTGTCCAGGCCTGTCAAAGTTCAAAACAAAGCAG gttgtctttgaaGAAGTTTTTCCGGCCTGTGATTCTGGTACACTTGAGCAACTGAAAGAAATGAGCTCCAAGCGAAGAGCAATTGAGGAGTCTATAAATGAGAGCAGCTGTGTTACAGAAGCTATTGCTAGAGAAATGTCGGGGGGATTGACTTTGCGCTGTGAACAG GATATTCAGAAGTTGGAACAGTATCTTCCTTTATTAGAGAACCTGGTGTACCACGTTAATAGAGTTCGTAATAATCCTTGGGTTGATCGTTGGATGTCTGACCTAAAGTTAAGGTGGACCGGTCCTCTTATTTCATCATCCATCTTTCATGTTAAAAGTCCCAAGTATTTTCAAATCAATTACGTGCAATTTGAGCTTGGAATGGTTCTTTTCCTATATGGTTCATTGCTTCGAGAAAAGGCTCTTGATATACTTCAAACAG ACTTGGTGCAATCTGCCGCTCTTTTCAGAAAAGCTGCTGGAGTCTATCAACACTTGGCTCATGAGGTTCTTCCCTCGTTACAGCTTGCCGCAAGAACAGAACGGCCTCCAGAATCTGTACCAAGTGTGTCCTCAGTTATGAGCCTTGTTTGCTTGGCCGAGGCCCAG GCTGTGGCAGCAAGGAGGGCTGAAGAGAAAGGAAACACTCAAAACCTCTTGGCTAAGTTGCACTATGGTGTTAGAGACTTTCTTGATGAAGCTTTAGTTCTTTTACATTCAGCTACCAAAGAGTGCAAAGACATTTCATCACGATTTGCG GATTTCATTATAAGTTGCCGAATGCTACATGAATTGAAGAGTTACAAGTACATAGCAGAAAGCGTAAAGGTAGATGGGAAGATTGGTGCTGCCGCTGGTTTACTACGGCATGCATTAACCAGTATCGGAAAGAGTACTCCTAAAGGAGAGGCATGGCGCTTAGTTTATAAACAGTTAGTCCAGGAAATGACAGAGTTACTTAGAAAGTACGAACACGAAAATGATTTTGTCTGGCATGAAAAAGTCCTCACTAAGCATGAGTTGCCCCAGCCCGAGACAATAAAGATTGTAACTTCTACACCTTATCAACCCCAGAGGTCGGAGAAAACGCTGGCTTTCAAACTAGTATAA
- the LOC113753192 gene encoding uncharacterized protein LOC113753192, which produces MAAQFKCFTTHLTFGQCTTKPMFPFSSINFTSPKKAPLFNSPCSLKHSSPSLDRGLSAVVSEESAVESSSSGTGLFRLTYLEGNSWLWEVGGVKILVDPILVGNLDFGIPWLYDAAKKVLKNFQLDNLPQIDCLLITQSLDDHCHLRTLKPLSQKYPGLRVIATPNAKPLLDPLFSNVTYLEPGEESEIDVINSSPVKLRATAGPVLGPPWQRPENGYLVSSAQGELTLYYEPHCMYNKNFLEQERADIVITPVIKQLLPKFTLVSGQEDAVQLAKLLSARFIVPMKNGDLDAKGFLASIIRAEGTIESFKEILLKELPDAKVLEPTPGVPLDIPKP; this is translated from the exons ATGGCTGCTCAATTCAAGTGTTTTACTACTCACCTCACTTTTGGACAATGTACAACCAAACCCATGTTTCCTTTCTCATCTATTAATTTCACTTCACCTAAAAAAGCCCCACTTTTTAACAGCCCTTGTTCACTGAAGCATTCCTCACCTAG TTTGGATAGAGGTCTTTCAGCTGTGGTTTCTGAAGAAAGTGCTGTGGAATCAAGTTCTAGTGGAACTGGTTTATTCAGACTCACTTATTTGGAG GGAAACAGTTGGCTGTGGGAAGTTGGAGGCGTGAAAATTTTGGTTGATCCAATCTTAGTTGGGAACTTGGATTTTGGAATTCCTTGGCTTTATGATGCTGCTAAGAAGGTTTTAAAGAATTTCCAG CTTGACAATCTTCCTCAAATTGACTGCTTATTAATTACACAAAGCCTTGATGATCACTGTCATTTGAGGACCTTAAAGCCCCTCTCTCAGAAATATCCAGGTCTGAGAGTTATAGCAACTCCCAATGCCAAGCCATTGTTGGATCCCCTTTTCAGCAAT GTCACTTATTTGGAACCTGGCGAGGAGTCTGAGATTGATGTGATAAACAGTTCACCAGTTAAACTTCGGGCTACTGCAGGACCGGTTCTTGGTCCTCCTTGGCAGCGCCCGGAAAATGG GTATCTTGTTAGTTCTGCACAGGGTGAGCTGACTCTTTACTATGAACCCCACTGCATGTACAACAAGAACTTCCTGGAACAGGAACGCGCTGACATTGTAATCACACCTGTGATAAAGCAGCTTTTACCAAAATTTACTTTGGTTTCTGGGCAAGAGGATGCTGTTCAGCTTGCAAAACTACTCAGTGCCAG GTTTATTGTGCCTATGAAGAATGGTGACCTTGATGCTAAAGGTTTTCTTGCCAGTATCATTCGGGCTGAGGGAACAATagaatcattcaag GAAATTTTGTTGAAGGAACTACCAGATGCAAAGGTACTAGAGCCCACTCCTGGCGTACCATTGGATATTCCAAAACCATAG